One Ranitomeya variabilis isolate aRanVar5 chromosome 4, aRanVar5.hap1, whole genome shotgun sequence genomic window, tggccatgcgcagtgcatatcctcgcctctcactcccctccctacggcttcttaagactgtgcggtgtcacggccgtggcatgctattagggaccagctgacaccgcacagtctgaagaagccgtagggagatgagtgagaggtggaggttcagatatgcactgcgcatgtccatggatctcaggcccccagtgggattaaatcagaagacactgcgaggcgggctctcggccagcgcggccgcacaggcgcagccatcctgacaccaaatgatgtcagaagacgggcagcgctaagtgtgcctggccaagggataacttaacagcgcaggctccgggacggaatcaaacaacgctgaggagccggggcgcggcgccaagggggtaggaatgacggctgtgctgcgtcatattacgaaggaaagtcccacctccgggacggttttacggtatcagtggacacattttataagtgttaagttctgcgtgtgcaaggagctaaacaaaaatagctaccttttccttgtgcagcattactgctgtacaaggtggctctttcagtaacaaacgccttgggggggggggacaggttcccttacatttcagttgttgtgtcagcgtggcggtcgcaggacacattgccggctacacagctggggatcagctgacgttactgaaacccaataacactgggtcgtatgttttgactgtgcagacggcacttctgagcctcaactggcggtgttggagcccaggaatttaagttcaggtggtagaaagatgaacacaacaggagacctggatactgtagacagtcacctaattatttaatcaggaagaggagtggcaaattcctgcgagatccaggctttgttcattttcaggaaagtaagccggtcagcgttatcggaggatagtcgcatgcgacggtcagttagtacaccacctgcagcactaaagacacgttccgataatacactggccgcagggcaagacagcacctccaatgcatactggcttagctctggccatgtatccagctttgagacccaaaacttgaaaggggaagagccgtctgggagtacagcaagagggcaagacatgtagtctgtcaccatctgacggaaccgttgcctcctgctgactggagccgtctgtgatggtgtagacttttgtggcgggcacagaaaactgtgccacagttgggccatactggtcttgccttgggcagaggcactgcttctgctccctctttgtgcagagcctccaccactgcctggacgcactgagctgctttggaatgcactagcagcacttctctcagttggaatggagaagatgatggaattgaccagtgtgtcttggtactcccgcatttttcgctcccggttcaacggtgtgatgaggctttctacgttgtcccggtagcgagaatcgaggagggtgaacacccaataatcagacatgctgagaatgtgggcgatgcggcggtcgtttctcaggcactgcagcatgtaatccaccatgtgctgcagactgccaactgcccaagaaacgctgtcccctgctggaggcgtgatctctgcccgctcgtcatcaccccaccctcgctgtacacactgagtactggacaattgtgtaactccctcctctggacggatgtcttcctcctccattgactcctcctcatcctcctcacaaactgtcccctgcctacgcgtttgtgaggaaccacgtggcgctgactgtccagaagatgatggaaatgctgaatcctcatcctccacctcttccacaacatcatcccttagcgcttgcagtgatttttcaagcaggcagataagggggacagtcatgctgactagtgcatcatctgcactcgccatccgcgtggaataatcaaagggacgcaaaacctggcagacgtcattcatagtggcccactctgtggttgtgaagtctgtacggcgctgactgcgacttctttgcgcctgaagcagctggtactccattacagcttgctgctgctcacacaaccgctccaacatatgtaacgtggaattccacctggtaggtaggtcacatatgatgcgatgttccggcaggcggtgtcggcgctgcagagccgcaatgcgcgcttttgccgtgctggaacgccgcaagtgagcacactctaggcggaccttgtgcagcagtgcatcaagatccggatagtccctcagaaaactctgcacaaccaaattgagcacatgtgccagacatgggatgtgagtgaggttgccgaggcccagagctgccaccagatttcggccattatcacacactaccatgcctggctggagattcgctggcacaaaccacacatcgctctcctgcttgatggcattccagagctcctgcgctgtgtggcttcgattccccaaataaattaatttcaagacggcctgttgacgtttggccacggctgtgctcatgtcggtcgtaacaggtacacgttcatcacgggtccatgtggaggtggactgtgacggctcctgcagcgatgattctgaggaactggtgtaggaggaggagtcaatgcgtacagaatggattcctgcaatccttggagtgggcaggacacgtcctgcgccactcgcacggtctgtacccggctcaacgacattaacccaatgggcagtgagggaaaggtatcgcccctgtccatgttgactggtccacgcatcggtggtgaggtggaccttgctactgacggcgttcagtagcgcgtgttttatgtgtccctccacatgcttgtgcagggcagggacggcttgcctgctgaagtaaaagcggctgggcacattgtactgtgggactgccaatgacatcaagtcacggaagctgtcagtctccaccagcctgaatgacagcatttccagtgacagaagtttggcaatgcctgcagtcagagcctgtgctcgtgggtggtttgacgagaaaggccgccttttctcccatgcctgtactaccgatggctgtagactgggctgggagtgtgtggatgactgggaaagtggtgctgcgggtggaattacagcgggtctctggacaacagggccagaggttcttccacagcgatcctgggaggaagccgaaccagctgcgtgtgagctggaggaagaggcaacacgagctgaagaggtggtagctgccgctgttggttggcctagctcttcattgtgtttttgtaactgcgccgcgtgcctgttgcgcacatgtttccacatgttggaggtattgaggttgctgacatttcgacctctttttactttgtgatgacacaccttgcatttgacatagcaaatgtcatctgcaactgtgtcaaaaaaggaccaggcactgcaagtcttgggagcgccctttttggcttttggaagagacatgctcctaacgggtgccaaagcggaggctgcaggatccgcagtcttccccctccctctccctctttgggccgtacggggaatctcttcctcagagctgctcccaccaccttcctgtccctcacgccaagatgggtcaagtacctcatcatctacactaccctctgcccccaactgctcctcctgggtagtctcagcagcagagcacgcaccagtaagtggcacctgagtgtcatcatcagctgatgcggcctgcgatgtggtgaacggagccactggcccacccgcctcttcagaggaagagagaaaaagctgttgggcatcactgcaccctgcctcttcttccatttctccaatgctgcttggctggccccctgtttccaagccaagagattcagagaacagaagtagagacggctcctgtcctgggctctctgtctgcctgggcaatttggcaggtggtgaagagacagatggctgctctccagtgctctgtgtctgagaggatgtggcactaattgaagttgatgcattagctgccatccatccgacaacggcttcaatttgttcttcacgcagcagcggtgtacggcgctctgcgacaaagctgcgcatgaatgactgttcccttgtgaaagtgggtgctgatgagtcaccggtgcccgcagcaggcacagaatccccacgtcccctccctgctccgcgcccacgcccacgcccacgtgccttactcactgccttcttcatcttggttgactgataaagataagcagaaaagtactaacggatttgtgtgcttattcctgaacaactcctcctaacaggtataagaaacactaattttctaaagtgtggactagactttaatatgagctaatgtggcctacacaaatgtaaagtggtgtcactggtgtgtttggtgaactttattatttatttattttttgggggctgaactgacaacagatagagctgcagtcacacggagaccgtgcagacagacgtaaacggcgctgcaaggccccaaaaccctcctctacgttatcctatgtagtgtttttccacaagttagctggagacgggtggaaagacactaataggaattttttgaaaaaatgtgcagcagcctgcactacttaaaacaaaatgaaaattgatttggcggtatgacgcagtgaacaaccctgagctggagacaaccaggctatggctgctcacagactacagggcgagctgcagtcacacggagaccgtgcagacagccgtaaacagcgctgcaaggcccaaaaaccctcctctacgttatcctatgtagtgtttttccacaaattagctggagacgggtggaaagacactaataggaattttttgaaaaaatgtgcagcagcctgcactacttaaaacaaaatgaaaattgatttggcggtatgacgcagtgaacaaccctgagctggagacaaccaggctatggctgctcacagactacagggcgagctgcagtcacacggagaccgtgcagacagccgtaaacggcgctgcaaggcccaaaaaccctcctctacgttatcctatgtagtgtttttccacaaattagctggagacgggtggaaagacactaataggatttttttgaataaattagcagcagactacactacttgaaaaaaaaaaaaaaaaaaggacagtatgaggcaatgaaccaccctccctgaactgaattcaaccagctatggatggcctatgtggctgcactcagactagagagtgggctgcactcacacacacacacacacagaccttgcagatcgctgtgaaaacagcgctacaaggcaaaagcaaggtgaatagtaggtgaacacagcggttgctaaattagcctttggaaagcacaaagaagcaaatcgctatctctaaacttggcctcagtcagcaaacagcgtcctgtcactaactgaattcacagcagagtgatcgcaaaatggcgccagcgacttttaaactgcatcatgacatcatttcagcagccaatcacagccatgccagtagtttcatgccctccatgctgaacaggatgtgcccacacttgaaatcattctcattggctgaatttgtgcattttgaatctgggaacttccgattccggtatccgatacgcggcaagtatcggaataccggtatcggaattccgataccgcaagtatcggccgatacccgatacttgcggtatcggaatgctcaacactatttacgacTGGAAGTCAGCTGACTAATTCTTGAGCCAAATGCCTTTGCGTGCTTAAACCACAGGCCCGGGTAGCAAACCTAACACTATCTACTGATGCGTCTGCTAGGAAGTCAGCTGCTTTCTGAATAGTGGCAAGTGCTCCTAAAAATTGTTCTCTAGGGAATTTATTCCTTATCTGGGACTCCAGCTCCTGAAGCCATTTAACCAGGGATCTGGTGGTACACGTGGCTGCTATACTTGGTTTAAATGAGCCAGCTGCTGTCTCCCATGTTCCACTGAGAAATATGGCAGCCTTCCTATATAATGGATCTTTTAGAGATCCTAAATCCTCAAGGGCCACATCCCTAGAAACACTGGCAAAAGCTACATCAATCTTTGGGGATTTTTCCCAAACAGTCAATTCGTCCCCAAATGGGTATTTCCGTTTAAGAGTATTGGGAACTGCCACCTTCTTAACTGGTTTCTTCCACTCTTTTTGGATTAAAGAAAGTAAATTTTTATGGACTGAAAATACTTGATGTTTGCGCTCCTCCAGATTACAGAACATGGAATCTTGCACAGATGTATACTCTTTCAGGGTCTCTACTCCCATAGTAGACCTGATTTTTAGCAGTTTTGCTGTTTCTTCCACTGGAAAACATAGTTGGCCATATTCACATTCAGATGATGATGGTTCTGAACTGTTGGAGTCAATTAATTCCCTAGATTCCTCTTTCTCTTCCTCTGATGGTGTTCAATGTAAGCTTAAAAAATGCCCTGGGTATGCCGAATCTCTCTTCTTACCGTACTTTTAACCTCATCTTTGATTAAGGTTTTGATTTCCTGAAACAAGGACAGGATTCCTCCAGTAGTTTTTCTATATGTGAACGGTAAAGTTTTTAAGCATGGCATTTTGGCAATGCTTCCCTGCACAAGGCGTATTCCTTGTTTTTGGTCTTGGTCACTGCTTTCTTGGACCTATCCTAAAAcaggtaataactagtgttgatcgAATCGTGAGTCAGAGTATAATCAGAGTATAAAGGGAACCGCAAAGTTTTAGTATTAACTCATAATCAGCAATTACAAttgtcttaaactctatacaaccattatttgtgagcttaaaagaaagaaactgtgcataattagggagggtagtaaatgggtgctgtcgtggactcattaaaagagcactaccggtaagtaatccggctttttacccttcgccacgacagcaccccacatgagagattttcagagtcatttatctgggtgggattactgtactaagaacagctctaccaaaggtcaggtcagaagatatagatagatcaagtctataatggttgtaaaaagtagaaggtgttgaccaggttgcggccttacatattaaatggattggtacatctgcttgttccgcccaggaggaagccatggctcgtgttgaatgtgcttttatacccactggaggaatctcgcctattgatgcataggccaagcagatagcttctctgatccaccgagatatggtagcttttgtgaccccatgtcctttcttgtggccctgaaaggagacaaacagagccctactctgcctccatgtctgagacctttctatataggtcaggatggctcttctgacatctagtgtgtggaacttatgttgttctggagttacaggggaatcaaaaaaggaagggagaaaaatttcctgtgatctgtggtaggtggatgccaccttagggaggtatgaggggtctggttttaagaCTATTCGATCTTGAAATATTagtaagaaaggtgggtctactgatagggcctggatgtcgctaacccttctagctgaggttagggctaccaatagggctactttatatgttaggacatttagaggtatggaatctagtggctcaaatggggagccggttaaggcctccagtactagatttaaatcccacggaggtagatggggaatatggaccgggttactacgttcacaagactttataaatctggagatccacctattagctgctatattgcatccatatagggctcctaatgctgagacctgaactcttaaggtgtttaccgaTAACCCTAATTCTCGGCCCTTTtgtaagaactctagaataggtgtcaccggaacttgcttagtgaatggtactgtataaaagtctaagaatttattccataccctactatatattagggtggtagatctttttctacttaataaaagggtgtttactagttccactgaaaacccccttgaacttaatagttgtctctcaaattccacgccgtcaagtgaagacctttcacttgcgggtggaaaaaggggccctggaacagcagctccttgtttgatggaagaatccatgggtcgcatagacacatggtctggagacaagagaaccatggtctccttggccaaaagggtgcaatgaggatcactcttgcgCGTTCCctgctgatttttctgatcactagtggaatcagagacatcggaagAAAGGCATATGCCAATTTGAACTTCCAAGGGTGGTGAGgagagtccaacatgtctggatgatccatgaagttcaggaAAGAGAACCTTTTTACTtgtctgttgtctcttgtggcaaacagatctatttgtGGTATACCCCATGTTCTTGTTATCATTCTGAATATggttctgtttaaggtccattccccttggcgTCAcatgtttcggctgaggtagtctgctttgatgtgtagggctgttaaggatgcgagatgagtctctgctagttggaagatgtctgctgctatggtcatcagatttcctgaccgtgtaccaccttgacggttcacatatgccactgtggtggaattgtccgagaaaacccttacatgtgctccttgaatctgtggaagaaaatgatttaaggcatgttctaccgctcttaattctttccatttggaagaacatgttaattctgcctgatcccagatatcttgggccagactatcctccatatgtgcaccccaccccatagggctggcgtcggtggtaattatcttagaagggtctattatccatggtacaccctttgaaaggtgctccatatctagccaccaggatagggattctatgacatctctggaaagagttagtttactttccagatgtccttcttttccctgaaccgacaatacttcatactgtaattgacgggtatgaaattgagcccacggtacagctggaatacatgaggataatgatcccagtaaggacatagccttccttAATGTCATGTGTGGGTTTTTCATTGCCTCTGACACTTTTGATTGTATAGTCAATCTTTTTGACTGTGGTAGGAATcatttctgacttacggagtccagctggattcctagaaatattTGAATGGTTTCTGtattcagcctggacttttcgaagttgacgatccaacctaactcctgtagggacgagatcgtattagataatcaAATATTACATTGAGGTATAGaatttcctactactagaaaatcatctaggtagggtattattaaagtgtcccgttgacgtaggtgagccatcacttctaatatcacttttgtgaagatgcggggagccatcaaaagcccaaagggcattgctacgtattgaaagtgacgaacctgtcccgctAGGATGACCGTtacccttaggtactgctggtgttcggcatgtatgggaagatgatagtaggcatcttttaggtctatcccggccatgacacatctagggaacaaaagtttgatggtagaactaatggattccattttaaaagtatgaTTACGCAAAAAAGAATAAAcatttttgagatttatgatggttctgaatgaaccgtCTGGTTTAttaatcaagaataaaggggaatagaaccccttcccttcttgatcctggggaacctctatcaagactcttttagatagaagagataggatctctgattccagagccctttgttgttcctgtccttttggtgatgttactataaaagaatcccaagggattcgatcaaCCTTTAATTTTAAACCGTAttgaataatgtccagaatccattggctagatgttatttgtttCCATTTAGGAAAGAAAATTTTTAATCTGCTGCCCACTTCATGGTCAGCGGTACTTTGTTACGCTTCGTACTATAGGATCCGCTAAACAGAGCACCTTTTggttttggatcctttgtctcccagcgctccctttgagtCTCAAAtggtttgtttctggtaaaggggtgtcttctgaaggctctcctgtaagatggaagagattgattagggaagcctttctttctctctcccccCTTATTTAGGAGCTCATCCAATgttttcccaaaaaggaactcactGGCAAGGGattgcacaaagttttgcttttgcctgtgcgtcccccttccagttttttaaccagagtgctcgccgggctgtgtttactaggctGGCTGATCTGGCTgcaaggcgtagcgaatccacagaggcatctgccAGGAATGCTATCGCTTCTTTTATTAGAGGGATTTTCGGCAAGATTGATTCTcttgaagttctacctctaatttgttcctccagctgttccatccacactagtagtgaccttgcggtgcaggtactagataagccggattactcaccggtaatgctcttttaatgagtccacgacagcaccccacatgagagagagggatccgcccataggaacaggaaacctacagaataaaaggaggcggtcccctctcctcctcagtttagtttacagagtataaaaagagaaccgcaaaagctttagtattaatttttattcagcaaaatatcttaaaaactctatacaaccattatttgtaaattaaagaaagggctgtgcgtaatagggagggttgtaaatgggtgctgtcgtggactcattaaaagagcattaccggtgagtaatccggctttttacccttcgccacgacagcaccccacatgagagactttcagagagtcattactcgagtgggattactgtactaagcacagctctaccaaaggtcaaatcagaagatgaagatagatcaagtctataatggttgtaaaaggtagaaggtgtagaccaagttgcggccttacatattagatggatcgggacatccgcttgttccgcccaggaggaagccatggctcgtgttgagtgcgctttaatacccactagaggaatctcgccttttgatgtataggccaagcagatagcatctctgatccaccgagatatggtagctctcgtgaccccatgttctttcttgtggccctgaaaggagataaacagagccctactctccctccatgtttgacacctttctatataagtcaggatggctcttctgacatctaaggtgtggaacttatgttgttcaggggttacaggagaatcaaaaaaggaagggagaaatatttcctgtgacctgtggtaggtggatgctaccttagggaggtatgaggggtctggttttaggactattcgatcatggaatatcagtaagaatggtgggtctactgatagggcctggatgtcgctaacccgtctggctgaggtcagggctaccaaaagggctactttatatgtgaggacatttagaggtatagaatctagaggctcaaatggggagctggttaaggcttctagcactagatttaaatcccacggaggtagacggggaatatataccgggttacttcgttcacaagacaatgaatctggagacccatctatcagcggctatattatatccatatagggctcctaacgctgatatctggactcttaaggtgttcactgataatcctaattctctacctttttgtaggaactctagaataggtgttatcggaacctgattagtgaatggtactgtatgaaattttaagaattttttccaaaccctgctatatatcagggtggtagatctttttctacttagtagcagggtttttactagctgttctgaaaaaccccttgagcttagtaactgccgctcaagttccacaccgtcaagtgaagccctttcacttgcgggtggaaaaacggcccctggaacagtagttccctgtccaatggaagaatccatggatcggatagacacatgctttggaggcaggagaaccacggcctctttggccagaagggtgcaatgaggatcacccttgcacgttccctcctgatcttcctgatcactagcggaattagagacattggaggaaaggcgtaagccagtcTGAAGTCCCAAGGATGATGTAgggagtccagcatgtctggatgatccatggagttcagggaagcgaatctttctacctgcctgttgcctcttgtggcaaatagatctatctgaggcactccccatgctcttgttattagtctgaacacggttctgtttaaggaccattctccctggcgcagcctgtttcgactgaggtagtccgctttggtattttcttctcctctgatgtgtagggctgttagggatgtaagatgagtctctgcaaactggaagatctcccctgcgatggtcatcagacttcctgaccgtgtaccgccctgacggtttacataggccactgtggtggagttgtctgagaaaactcttacatctgctccttgaatctgtggaagaaaataatttaaggcttttcctactgctgttaattctttccaatttgacgaacatgatgattctgactgattccaggtatcctggactatgtcatcttccatatgtgcaccccatcccgtagggctggcgtctgtagtaattattttggatggatctactatccacggtacaccccctgaaaggtgtcccatatctagccaccaggctagagattctatgacatctctagagagagtttactctctaggtgtcctttccgtccctgggctgacagtacttcgtactgtaattggcgggtatggaattgagcccatggtacagccgggataca contains:
- the LOC143768094 gene encoding uncharacterized protein LOC143768094, with the protein product MESISSTIKLLFPRCVMAGIDLKDAYYHLPIHAEHQQYLRVAVILEGQELGWIINFEKSRLNPDTTQMFLGIQLDSIQGADVRVFSDNSTTVAYVNRQGGTRSGSLMTIAGEIFQFAETHLTSLTALHIRGEENTKADYLSRNRLRQGEWSLNRTVFRLITRAWGVPQIDLFATRGNRQVERFASLNSMDHPDMLDSLHHPWDFRLAYAFPPMSLIPLVIRKIRRERARVILIAPFWPKRPWFSCLQSMCLSDPWILPLDRELLFQGPFFHPQVKGLHLTVWNLSGSY